A stretch of Leucobacter aridicollis DNA encodes these proteins:
- a CDS encoding lipoyl protein ligase domain-containing protein has translation MHGEYKVPGGKLVVVDFEVDDGKIVDFRLSGDFFLEPDEALLDINAAIEGMNPNSTIEEFANAIRQALPSEVHLLGFTPDSVGVAIRRGVTGAAHWRDYDWQIVREPAVTPMLNAALDEVLTTAVGEGLRGPTLRIWEWNEPAVIIGSFQSVKNEVDEEAAAEHNATLVRRISGGGAMYMEPEASITYALYIPGELVRGMSFADSYAYLDDWVLEALKSLGIDAVYKPLNDITSPLGKIGGAAQKRLGSGAILHHVTMAYDMDPTAMTSVLRIGREKLSDKGTASAQKRVDPLKSQTGKTREEIVERMIEVFQRRHGGVMGEVTEGEWDAAERLVEQKFSSEEWLRRVP, from the coding sequence ATGCACGGCGAATACAAGGTTCCCGGAGGCAAGCTCGTGGTCGTCGACTTCGAGGTCGACGACGGCAAGATCGTTGACTTCAGGCTCTCCGGAGACTTCTTCCTCGAACCCGACGAGGCGCTCCTCGACATCAATGCTGCGATCGAGGGCATGAACCCGAACTCGACGATCGAGGAGTTCGCGAACGCGATCAGGCAGGCGCTCCCGAGCGAGGTGCACCTGCTTGGATTCACGCCCGACTCGGTCGGTGTCGCCATCCGCCGCGGCGTCACCGGTGCCGCCCACTGGCGCGACTACGACTGGCAGATCGTGCGCGAACCGGCAGTCACCCCGATGCTCAACGCCGCGCTCGACGAGGTCCTCACCACCGCCGTCGGCGAGGGCCTTCGCGGCCCGACCCTGCGCATCTGGGAGTGGAACGAACCCGCCGTCATCATCGGCTCATTCCAGTCCGTGAAGAACGAGGTCGACGAGGAGGCCGCCGCCGAGCACAACGCGACGCTCGTTCGCCGCATCTCGGGCGGCGGGGCGATGTATATGGAGCCCGAGGCGAGCATCACCTACGCGCTCTACATTCCGGGCGAGCTGGTGCGCGGTATGTCGTTCGCCGACTCCTACGCCTACCTCGACGACTGGGTGCTCGAGGCGCTGAAGTCGCTCGGCATCGACGCCGTCTACAAGCCGCTCAACGACATCACGAGCCCGCTCGGCAAGATCGGCGGCGCGGCGCAGAAGCGGCTCGGTTCCGGCGCGATCCTGCACCACGTGACGATGGCCTACGACATGGATCCCACGGCGATGACCTCCGTGCTCAGGATCGGGCGCGAGAAACTCTCCGACAAGGGCACCGCGAGCGCGCAGAAGCGCGTCGACCCGCTGAAGAGCCAGACCGGCAAGACCCGCGAAGAGATCGTCGAGCGCATGATCGAGGTCTTCCAGCGGCGCCACGGCGGAGTGATGGGCGAGGTCACCGAGGGCGAGTGGGACGCGGCGGAGCGGCTCGTCGAGCAGAAGTTCTCATCCGAGGAGTGGCTGCGGCGCGTGCCGTAG
- a CDS encoding VOC family protein, whose amino-acid sequence MIRLGMVTIDTADPRPLAAWWAERLGGEIVHDADGWFCMVRASEVPVALGFQKVEDPTPGKNRVHLDFDRTPDVDRDAMVAEWTAAGATHLGRRGESDFSWDTFTDPDGNEFCIGDPH is encoded by the coding sequence ATGATCCGACTCGGCATGGTCACGATTGACACCGCAGACCCCCGGCCGCTCGCCGCGTGGTGGGCCGAGCGTCTGGGCGGCGAGATCGTCCACGACGCCGACGGCTGGTTCTGCATGGTGCGCGCGTCAGAGGTGCCGGTCGCGCTCGGCTTCCAGAAGGTCGAGGACCCGACTCCCGGCAAGAACCGGGTACACCTCGACTTTGACCGCACCCCCGACGTCGACCGTGACGCGATGGTCGCCGAGTGGACCGCCGCCGGCGCGACCCACCTCGGCAGGCGCGGCGAGTCCGACTTCTCCTGGGACACGTTCACCGACCCCGACGGCAACGAGTTCTGCATCGGCGACCCTCACTAG
- a CDS encoding quinone oxidoreductase family protein, which translates to MRAIIANQSGGPEVLEIADVAAPQAGEGELLVDTAAIGVNFIETYQRSGLYPVQYPFTPGAEATGRIAAIGEGVEGFEIGDRIVTAEARGTYAEQFVVAAEAAVRVPDSLAEVLTDDRAAALPLQGLTAHYLGTSSSRPEAGETVLLHAGAGGVGLLLTQLLAARDVRVIATASTEEKRELSRAAGAFEAIPYEGFADRARELTDGDGVSVVYDGVGKDTFDDSLRALKVRGNMVLFGGASGPVPPFDLQRLNAGGALSVTRPSLAYFLRSPEERAWRYGELFGALKAGTLDLRVGATFPLAEAADAHRALEGRATTGKVVLTV; encoded by the coding sequence ATGCGTGCGATCATTGCGAACCAGTCAGGCGGACCAGAGGTACTCGAGATTGCGGATGTGGCAGCGCCGCAAGCGGGGGAGGGCGAGCTACTCGTCGACACCGCCGCCATCGGCGTGAACTTCATCGAGACGTACCAGCGATCGGGGCTCTACCCGGTGCAGTACCCGTTCACCCCGGGCGCTGAGGCCACCGGCCGGATCGCGGCGATCGGCGAGGGCGTCGAGGGCTTCGAGATCGGCGACCGCATCGTCACCGCCGAGGCACGCGGCACGTACGCCGAGCAGTTCGTTGTCGCAGCTGAGGCGGCCGTGCGCGTGCCCGACTCGCTCGCCGAGGTCTTGACGGACGACCGGGCGGCGGCCCTGCCGCTCCAGGGGCTCACCGCACACTACCTCGGGACCTCGTCGTCGCGCCCTGAGGCCGGCGAGACCGTGCTCCTGCACGCAGGGGCCGGCGGCGTCGGCCTGCTGCTCACCCAGCTGCTCGCCGCACGCGACGTGCGCGTCATCGCCACTGCCTCCACCGAGGAGAAGCGTGAACTCAGCCGCGCCGCCGGCGCCTTCGAGGCGATCCCGTACGAGGGCTTCGCCGACCGCGCCCGCGAGCTCACCGACGGCGACGGCGTCTCGGTCGTGTACGACGGCGTCGGCAAGGACACCTTCGACGATTCGCTGCGCGCGCTCAAGGTACGCGGCAACATGGTGCTCTTCGGCGGCGCGAGCGGCCCGGTGCCGCCGTTCGACCTGCAGCGGCTGAACGCGGGCGGGGCGCTCAGCGTGACCCGGCCGTCGCTCGCGTACTTCCTCCGCAGCCCGGAGGAGCGCGCGTGGCGCTACGGCGAGCTGTTCGGCGCGCTGAAGGCTGGCACGCTCGACCTGCGCGTGGGGGCCACCTTCCCGCTCGCGGAGGCCGCAGACGCCCACCGCGCGCTCGAGGGTCGCGCGACCACCGGCAAGGTCGTGCTCACCGTCTAG
- a CDS encoding D-alanyl-D-alanine carboxypeptidase family protein has product MPTPHPTRATRMRRVSLTLLAVVVALCGGYVAACALVPVPAPTVQLEAESPRVFSVDESQVQDAVDGYGRPSAVGWLDGEEVWANDDEAHPLASITKLVTVLVGQEAEPLAPGADGPTHTWSAADTEIQAALQEIDGIAFPIPEGTEVTRKQMLSLALIPSANDFATAYAHSVFGDNAGFVAAVSDWAERQGLDSLVVREPSGMDDGNVASAADVVRIARLALADPVLAEIVSTERVTMPWGIGEVENTNPLLGAMTGAVGVKTGHTDVAGYNLAAAATGSFADRELTRIAVVLGRDSQEGRARDARALLNQLGDAPERLAVASAGEHLGQITSIDGQLIELSADETVDAVLVPGEELTRSIDAAAADITLTGPAGEQSVAVHRDGSIEDPTLLWRLTHPRELFLR; this is encoded by the coding sequence ATGCCCACGCCACACCCCACACGCGCCACCCGCATGCGCCGCGTCTCGCTCACCCTGCTCGCCGTCGTCGTCGCGCTCTGCGGGGGCTATGTCGCGGCCTGCGCGCTCGTTCCGGTTCCCGCGCCGACGGTGCAGCTCGAGGCCGAGTCGCCGCGGGTGTTCTCCGTCGACGAGTCGCAGGTGCAGGACGCCGTCGACGGCTACGGCCGGCCGAGCGCGGTCGGGTGGCTCGACGGCGAGGAGGTGTGGGCGAACGACGACGAGGCGCATCCGCTCGCGAGCATCACGAAGCTCGTCACCGTGCTCGTCGGGCAGGAAGCGGAGCCGCTCGCGCCGGGAGCGGACGGCCCCACGCACACGTGGAGCGCCGCCGACACCGAGATCCAGGCCGCGCTGCAGGAGATCGATGGGATCGCATTCCCCATCCCCGAGGGCACCGAGGTCACCCGCAAACAAATGCTGTCGCTCGCGCTCATCCCGTCCGCGAACGACTTCGCGACGGCGTACGCGCACTCGGTGTTCGGCGACAACGCCGGGTTCGTCGCGGCGGTCTCCGACTGGGCGGAGCGCCAGGGGCTCGACTCGCTCGTGGTTCGCGAGCCGAGCGGCATGGACGACGGCAACGTCGCGAGCGCCGCCGACGTCGTCAGGATCGCGCGGCTCGCACTCGCCGACCCTGTGCTCGCCGAGATCGTCTCGACCGAGCGGGTGACGATGCCGTGGGGCATCGGCGAGGTCGAGAACACGAACCCGCTGCTCGGCGCGATGACCGGCGCAGTCGGGGTGAAGACGGGCCACACCGACGTCGCCGGGTACAACCTCGCGGCCGCCGCCACGGGATCGTTCGCCGACCGCGAGCTCACCCGGATCGCGGTCGTGCTCGGCCGCGACAGTCAGGAGGGCCGCGCGCGAGACGCCCGCGCCCTGCTGAACCAACTCGGAGATGCGCCGGAGCGCCTGGCGGTCGCAAGCGCCGGCGAGCACCTCGGACAGATCACCTCCATCGACGGGCAGCTCATCGAGCTCAGCGCGGACGAGACCGTCGACGCCGTGCTCGTGCCGGGCGAGGAGCTCACCCGCAGCATCGACGCGGCCGCCGCGGACATCACCCTCACCGGTCCCGCCGGCGAGCAGAGCGTCGCCGTGCATCGCGACGGGTCGATCGAGGATCCCACGCTGCTCTGGCGCCTCACGCACCCGCGCGAGCTGTTCCTCAGGTAG
- a CDS encoding FUSC family protein, protein MGEPRGAWQVLVDALRSLVVLAPGPGRRHWIALRAALSMGVPLALLTLLGRPDLGLQVSAGAFLALFFAGSPATERARALPVIGAVLLACAGAGALVAPVPWLSATGLVVVAVLASTFAFAYRVGPPGPVFFVLVYGLAGQITAVRDGARAVEPLGLLAALSCGLAFSYIVALTPLARAAERRVHPRPLREILPGPWLGRGEWFLVLRVFLVAAIGTAVSVLWLDPARAYWTVAAGVAVIGLSTVPNHSFARGLHRTLGTLVGAAVYLVIAPLADVPWAFVLLLPALQFVIELVVVRNYGLALIFITPLVLFIVGAATGSADHAAAAVERFVDTAFGSALAMASGLLRERRAT, encoded by the coding sequence ATGGGCGAGCCGCGCGGCGCATGGCAGGTCCTTGTCGACGCGCTCCGCAGCCTCGTGGTGCTCGCGCCCGGCCCGGGACGGCGGCACTGGATCGCGCTGCGCGCCGCACTGTCGATGGGCGTTCCGCTCGCGCTGCTCACGCTCCTCGGCCGGCCGGACCTCGGCCTGCAGGTGAGCGCCGGCGCCTTCCTCGCGCTGTTCTTTGCTGGCAGCCCGGCGACCGAGCGGGCGCGGGCGCTCCCGGTGATCGGGGCAGTGCTGCTCGCGTGCGCCGGCGCCGGGGCCCTGGTGGCGCCGGTGCCGTGGCTGAGTGCGACGGGCCTCGTCGTCGTCGCGGTGCTCGCGAGCACGTTCGCGTTCGCGTACCGCGTCGGCCCGCCGGGCCCGGTCTTCTTCGTGCTCGTGTACGGGCTCGCCGGCCAGATCACGGCCGTGCGCGACGGCGCGCGGGCCGTCGAACCGCTCGGGCTGCTCGCCGCGCTCAGCTGCGGCCTCGCGTTCTCCTACATTGTCGCCCTCACCCCGCTCGCGCGGGCCGCCGAGCGACGGGTGCATCCGCGCCCGCTGCGCGAGATCCTGCCCGGCCCGTGGCTCGGGCGCGGGGAGTGGTTCCTGGTGCTGCGCGTCTTCCTCGTGGCCGCGATCGGTACGGCGGTGAGCGTGCTCTGGCTCGATCCCGCGCGCGCGTACTGGACGGTCGCCGCTGGCGTCGCCGTCATCGGCCTGAGTACCGTGCCGAATCACTCGTTCGCCCGCGGACTGCACCGCACCCTCGGTACTCTCGTCGGCGCGGCCGTCTACCTCGTGATTGCCCCACTCGCCGACGTGCCGTGGGCGTTTGTGCTGCTCCTGCCCGCGCTGCAGTTCGTGATCGAGCTCGTCGTCGTGCGCAACTACGGCCTCGCGCTGATCTTCATCACGCCGCTCGTGCTGTTCATCGTGGGCGCCGCGACCGGCAGCGCCGACCACGCCGCGGCCGCCGTCGAACGCTTCGTCGACACCGCGTTCGGGTCGGCTCTCGCGATGGCCTCGGGGCTGCTCCGCGAGCGCCGCGCTACCTGA
- a CDS encoding MFS transporter, whose product MSETQITRARVGRAWFTLFTLAWIVLWTAQLTPLQLLLPLQLDTPDNEAGWVRGVVSSGIVLGVGGLAGVLAGPVAGALSDRQSGSRPKRRPWALAGVWIAAACLLCTGASTTALGIGAAWVGVCIGTAIASAAFAAMIADQLPPEQRGAASSAASSAQALGIVLGVGAVVLLGLSIAAGYVMLAIGVAVIGTLTAILLPDPSGSTAPSHAMPAGAASAARAPEGHRFGSIRDRDFRWVLIGRLVVNIGNALGTSLFLFFLLYGLGQEHAAAEDNLLIVVVVYTVFVVVASVAAGLVSDRLGRRRGLAFAATVVQALSGVLLVVSPTFGTTIVAAGVMGVGYGAFSTVGLAFATDVLPSERDHGRDLGLVNTAAALGQLLGPVIGALLVALVGDFWLVFSVAAVLSVAGGALTVLARERATATATAAAAVDPAAAAGGGTLR is encoded by the coding sequence ATGTCCGAAACACAGATCACGCGGGCCAGAGTCGGCCGCGCCTGGTTCACCCTGTTCACGCTCGCGTGGATCGTGCTCTGGACGGCGCAGCTCACGCCGCTGCAGCTGCTCCTCCCGCTCCAGCTCGACACCCCGGACAACGAGGCTGGGTGGGTGCGGGGAGTCGTGTCGTCGGGCATCGTGCTCGGCGTCGGCGGGCTCGCCGGCGTGCTCGCCGGCCCGGTCGCCGGTGCGCTGTCAGACAGGCAATCAGGATCGCGGCCCAAGCGCCGCCCCTGGGCGCTCGCCGGGGTGTGGATCGCGGCGGCCTGTCTGCTCTGCACGGGAGCGAGCACGACCGCGCTCGGGATCGGCGCCGCCTGGGTCGGCGTGTGCATCGGCACCGCCATCGCCTCCGCGGCGTTCGCGGCGATGATCGCAGACCAGCTCCCGCCCGAGCAGCGCGGCGCGGCGTCGTCCGCGGCGTCGTCGGCGCAGGCCCTCGGCATTGTGCTCGGCGTCGGGGCCGTTGTGCTGCTCGGGCTGAGCATCGCGGCTGGCTACGTCATGCTCGCGATCGGGGTCGCGGTGATCGGCACGCTCACCGCGATCCTGCTCCCCGATCCGTCGGGCTCGACCGCCCCTTCGCACGCGATGCCCGCCGGCGCAGCATCGGCGGCGCGCGCTCCAGAGGGGCACCGCTTCGGGTCCATCCGCGACCGCGACTTCCGGTGGGTGCTCATCGGCAGGCTCGTAGTGAACATCGGAAACGCGCTCGGAACCTCGCTGTTCCTGTTCTTTCTGCTGTATGGCCTCGGCCAGGAACACGCCGCCGCCGAGGACAACCTACTCATCGTCGTTGTCGTCTACACCGTGTTCGTCGTCGTGGCATCGGTCGCCGCGGGACTCGTCTCGGACAGGCTGGGCCGCAGGCGCGGTCTCGCGTTCGCGGCGACGGTCGTGCAGGCGCTGTCTGGGGTGCTGCTCGTCGTCTCGCCGACGTTCGGCACGACGATCGTTGCCGCGGGCGTGATGGGCGTCGGCTACGGCGCGTTCTCGACGGTTGGCCTCGCGTTCGCGACCGACGTGCTCCCCAGCGAGCGCGACCACGGCCGCGACCTCGGGCTCGTGAACACCGCGGCGGCCCTCGGTCAGCTCCTCGGCCCCGTGATCGGCGCGCTGCTCGTCGCCCTTGTCGGCGACTTCTGGCTCGTCTTCTCGGTCGCGGCGGTGCTCTCGGTGGCCGGCGGGGCGCTCACCGTGCTCGCCCGTGAGCGCGCCACGGCCACCGCCACCGCCGCCGCGGCTGTCGACCCCGCGGCCGCCGCAGGGGGCGGCACTCTGCGCTAA
- a CDS encoding acetyl-CoA C-acyltransferase, translating to MTALIAGYARTPFTKFTGQFAGETAVALGAHAAKAALERAGVAADTVDTVVAGQVLQGGAGQNPARQTAVAAGVPMGVPAITLNAVCLSGTEAVSQAVRLINSGEADVVLAVGQESMTLAPHVMPLRAGTKYGPATLIDTVDHDGLTDAFDQVAMGALTETGNAPLQLTREEQDAFAAASHQRAAASADFLAAEIAPYTVKTRRGETVVSADDGVRADTTAEGLAGLRPAFAKDGTITAGNASQITDGAAALVLVSEAAAERLGLKPIASVEATAFVAGPDSQLHSQPSRAIAAALAKAGHEASELAAVEINEAFAAVGIQSTRELGIDPAIVNQHGGAIALGHPIGASGARIVGTLARQLAEAGSGSLGAVGICGGGGQGSAVVLRAL from the coding sequence ATGACCGCACTCATCGCGGGCTACGCACGTACGCCGTTCACGAAGTTTACCGGGCAGTTCGCCGGGGAGACGGCGGTCGCGCTTGGAGCGCACGCGGCGAAGGCCGCGCTTGAGCGCGCCGGCGTCGCTGCCGACACGGTCGACACTGTCGTAGCCGGGCAGGTGCTGCAGGGCGGCGCCGGCCAGAACCCGGCGCGGCAGACCGCCGTCGCCGCCGGGGTGCCGATGGGCGTGCCAGCGATCACCCTGAACGCCGTGTGCCTGTCGGGCACCGAAGCCGTCTCGCAGGCCGTGCGGCTCATCAACTCGGGTGAAGCCGACGTTGTGCTCGCCGTCGGCCAGGAGTCGATGACCCTCGCGCCGCACGTGATGCCGCTGCGCGCGGGCACCAAGTACGGTCCGGCGACCCTCATCGACACCGTCGACCACGACGGCCTCACCGACGCCTTCGACCAGGTCGCGATGGGCGCGCTCACGGAAACAGGCAACGCGCCGCTGCAGCTCACCCGTGAGGAGCAGGACGCGTTCGCGGCTGCGTCGCACCAGCGCGCCGCGGCCTCGGCCGACTTCCTCGCGGCCGAGATCGCGCCCTACACCGTCAAGACCCGCCGCGGCGAGACCGTGGTCTCGGCCGATGACGGCGTCCGCGCCGACACGACCGCTGAGGGCCTCGCGGGGCTGCGGCCCGCGTTCGCGAAGGACGGCACGATCACCGCGGGCAACGCCTCGCAGATCACCGACGGCGCGGCGGCCCTCGTCCTCGTGAGCGAGGCGGCTGCCGAACGGCTCGGTCTGAAGCCCATCGCGAGCGTCGAGGCCACCGCGTTCGTCGCCGGCCCCGACTCGCAGCTGCACTCGCAGCCGTCGCGCGCGATCGCGGCGGCGCTCGCGAAGGCTGGCCACGAGGCGAGCGAGCTCGCCGCCGTCGAGATCAACGAGGCGTTCGCGGCCGTCGGCATCCAGTCGACCCGCGAGCTCGGCATCGACCCCGCGATCGTGAACCAGCACGGCGGCGCGATCGCGCTCGGCCACCCGATCGGCGCCTCGGGCGCCCGCATCGTCGGGACGCTCGCGCGCCAGCTCGCCGAGGCGGGCTCAGGATCCCTCGGCGCGGTCGGCATCTGCGGCGGCGGCGGCCAGGGCTCGGCGGTTGTGCTCCGCGCGCTGTAA
- a CDS encoding MFS transporter yields the protein MSTPSKRLLWQFVAVFLVALNMRMTIAGVGPLLNDIADSRGVSAGTLGLLASIPLLTWAAVSPFAQTLSARFGMDRTVTLSLVVLALGTVWRSLDFSTANLWLGTVLIGAALAVANVLMPAIVKRDFGPRTPAVMGVYSAALGGAAGIGTAIAIPVSRAEVAGRPLGWEAGLLATGLTIPIALLAWILIAERGARRAARTAPAAPAPAPRVGRAVWRSKTAWLLACYMGAQSTSFYIFATWIAPIMFSRGASAAMTSTGITLFHICGMLGSLLAPLLLRFDGRSLLQVALPVIQLVGVVGLVLAPGATFVWIVALGLCCGAALSVSLTLIAQRSPDAHTAAAVSGMSQAVGYSIAALGPVLFGWAHDLSGGWTLPLVVSVAALTLHVSAGWILRDGRTVRLAN from the coding sequence GTGAGTACCCCTTCGAAGCGCCTGCTCTGGCAGTTCGTCGCCGTCTTCCTCGTCGCACTGAACATGCGCATGACGATCGCCGGCGTCGGCCCGCTGCTGAACGACATCGCGGACAGCCGCGGCGTGAGCGCGGGCACGCTGGGGCTGCTCGCATCGATCCCGCTGCTCACGTGGGCCGCGGTCTCGCCGTTCGCGCAGACACTCTCGGCGCGGTTCGGCATGGACCGGACGGTGACGCTGTCGCTCGTCGTACTCGCCCTCGGCACGGTCTGGCGTTCACTCGACTTCTCAACCGCGAACCTCTGGCTCGGCACCGTGCTCATCGGGGCGGCCCTCGCTGTCGCGAACGTGCTCATGCCCGCGATCGTGAAGCGTGACTTCGGCCCCCGCACGCCAGCGGTGATGGGCGTCTACTCAGCGGCGCTCGGGGGCGCGGCCGGCATCGGCACGGCGATCGCGATCCCGGTGTCGCGGGCTGAGGTCGCCGGGCGGCCGCTCGGGTGGGAGGCCGGGCTGCTGGCTACCGGGCTGACGATCCCGATCGCGCTCCTCGCCTGGATCCTCATCGCCGAGCGCGGCGCCAGGCGCGCCGCCCGTACCGCGCCCGCGGCTCCCGCCCCCGCGCCGCGCGTCGGCCGCGCGGTCTGGCGCTCGAAGACCGCGTGGCTCCTCGCGTGCTACATGGGCGCGCAGTCGACGTCGTTCTACATCTTCGCGACCTGGATCGCGCCGATCATGTTCTCCCGCGGCGCGAGCGCGGCGATGACGAGTACGGGCATCACGCTGTTCCACATCTGCGGCATGCTCGGCTCCCTGCTGGCGCCACTGCTGCTCCGCTTCGACGGGAGATCGCTGCTGCAGGTCGCGCTCCCCGTGATCCAGCTCGTCGGCGTCGTCGGGCTCGTCCTCGCGCCCGGCGCGACGTTCGTGTGGATCGTCGCCCTCGGCCTCTGCTGCGGCGCGGCGCTCAGCGTGTCGCTCACGCTCATCGCGCAGCGCTCACCCGACGCGCACACCGCCGCGGCGGTGTCGGGAATGTCGCAGGCCGTCGGCTACAGCATCGCCGCGCTCGGCCCCGTGCTGTTTGGCTGGGCGCACGACCTCAGTGGCGGCTGGACGCTACCGCTCGTCGTGTCGGTGGCGGCGCTCACGCTGCACGTCAGCGCCGGCTGGATCCTCCGCGACGGGCGGACCGTGCGGCTCGCGAACTAG
- a CDS encoding cobalamin-independent methionine synthase II family protein: MTRIETTTAGSLPRTEALIAANAARTFEDDGFTLKSTPEFEALVAEATRDVVDRQREAGITQPGDGEFGKAMSNAVDYGAWWTYSFQRTAGLEITGKDIFSQEPVRSEPGNVRLTTFPDRRDWTAFAAAYQDPEGGISVGKNATAFPATTGPISYTGQDAIAADTRNLVAALKPGERGFLTAIAPGSAARIENEFYATEQEHIDAWVDALREEYRAVTDAGLILQLDDPSLAENWDQINPEPSVEDYLAFTQIRIDAINRAIEGLPKEQIRLHLCWGSWHGPHTTDIELKHILKTVLGANVGQISFEAANARHEHEWAVWDEQRDLIPDDLILVPGVVSHATNLVEHPDLVAQRIERFAKIVGPERVIAATDCGLGGRVHPQIAWAKLESLGEGARRARV; this comes from the coding sequence ATGACACGGATCGAGACCACCACAGCCGGCAGCCTTCCCCGCACCGAGGCGCTCATCGCAGCGAACGCCGCACGCACCTTCGAGGACGACGGGTTCACGCTCAAGTCGACCCCAGAGTTCGAGGCGCTCGTCGCCGAGGCGACCCGCGACGTTGTCGACAGGCAGCGCGAGGCGGGCATCACGCAGCCCGGCGACGGCGAGTTCGGCAAGGCGATGTCGAACGCCGTGGATTACGGCGCGTGGTGGACGTACTCGTTCCAGCGCACCGCTGGCCTCGAGATCACGGGTAAGGACATCTTCAGCCAGGAGCCCGTCCGCTCGGAGCCGGGCAACGTGCGCCTCACGACGTTCCCCGACCGCCGCGACTGGACCGCGTTCGCCGCCGCATACCAGGATCCGGAGGGCGGCATCAGCGTCGGCAAGAACGCGACGGCCTTCCCGGCGACGACCGGCCCCATCAGCTACACCGGCCAGGACGCGATCGCCGCCGACACCCGCAACCTCGTCGCGGCGCTCAAGCCGGGGGAGCGCGGCTTCCTCACCGCGATCGCCCCGGGCTCGGCGGCGCGCATCGAGAACGAGTTCTACGCGACCGAGCAGGAGCACATCGACGCATGGGTGGACGCGCTGCGCGAGGAGTACCGCGCCGTGACCGACGCGGGCCTCATTCTGCAGCTCGACGATCCCTCGCTTGCCGAGAACTGGGATCAGATCAACCCGGAGCCGAGCGTCGAGGACTACCTCGCGTTCACGCAGATCAGGATCGACGCCATCAACCGCGCCATCGAAGGGCTCCCGAAAGAGCAGATCCGGCTGCACCTGTGCTGGGGCTCGTGGCACGGGCCGCACACGACCGACATTGAGCTGAAGCACATCCTGAAGACCGTGCTCGGGGCGAACGTCGGGCAGATCTCGTTCGAGGCGGCGAATGCGCGCCACGAGCACGAGTGGGCGGTCTGGGACGAGCAGCGTGACCTCATCCCTGACGACCTGATCCTCGTGCCCGGCGTCGTGAGCCACGCGACGAACCTCGTCGAGCACCCCGACCTCGTCGCGCAGCGCATCGAGCGGTTCGCGAAGATTGTCGGGCCCGAGCGGGTCATCGCCGCGACCGACTGCGGCCTCGGCGGGCGAGTGCACCCGCAGATCGCCTGGGCGAAGCTCGAGTCGCTGGGCGAGGGCGCGCGCCGCGCACGGGTCTAG